Proteins from a genomic interval of Polaribacter sejongensis:
- a CDS encoding energy transducer TonB, which translates to MDIKKNPEQQLENYSKIFLQIGLVLALFITYTLIEHKTYERNDLKSLGQANMIDDMKEDIPIIEMQEVIPPPKNTPPPIVEQITVVEDEKEIEETVIESTETDETVGVVVNTDDIVEVEEVEEVVEDIPFILIENVPVYPGCKGNNKALKDCFTKKVTEFFGKRFDINLASELGLDPGKKKLFVIFTINKKGKIANVRARGPHPRLEKEVVEIINALPTMTPGKQRGNPVGVSYSIPITFEVRT; encoded by the coding sequence ATGGACATTAAGAAAAACCCAGAACAACAGTTAGAAAATTACAGTAAAATTTTCTTACAAATAGGGTTAGTATTAGCCTTATTTATTACCTATACTTTAATTGAGCACAAAACTTATGAAAGGAATGACCTAAAAAGTTTAGGACAAGCAAACATGATTGATGATATGAAAGAAGATATTCCTATCATTGAAATGCAAGAGGTAATACCTCCACCAAAAAACACACCTCCGCCTATTGTAGAGCAAATTACAGTGGTAGAAGATGAAAAGGAAATTGAAGAAACAGTAATCGAATCTACAGAAACAGACGAAACAGTAGGTGTAGTTGTAAATACCGATGATATTGTTGAAGTTGAAGAGGTAGAAGAAGTAGTAGAAGATATTCCTTTTATATTAATTGAAAACGTGCCAGTTTACCCTGGTTGTAAAGGAAACAATAAAGCATTAAAAGACTGTTTTACAAAAAAAGTTACAGAATTTTTTGGTAAAAGATTTGATATTAATTTAGCCTCTGAATTAGGCTTAGACCCAGGTAAAAAGAAATTGTTTGTAATTTTTACAATTAATAAAAAAGGGAAAATAGCAAATGTTAGAGCGAGAGGACCACACCCTCGATTAGAAAAAGAAGTAGTAGAGATTATTAATGCTTTACCTACAATGACTCCAGGTAAACAAAGAGGTAACCCTGTAGGTGTTAGCTACAGCATACCAATAACATTTGAAGTTAGAACATAA
- a CDS encoding response regulator yields MKAAFHNLLIVEDNPFIGRNIFDAAKQIDSIRDICLTKSLHEAISIFNKTNFDVIILDLKLPDGNGVELLRMLQKDKKDTKVFVFSISTELRKTCFKYGAFAFFDKAKDFDELIEAIKIA; encoded by the coding sequence TTGAAAGCAGCATTTCATAATTTACTAATAGTAGAAGATAATCCTTTTATAGGGAGGAATATTTTTGATGCCGCTAAGCAAATTGATAGTATAAGAGATATTTGCTTGACAAAATCTTTGCATGAAGCAATTTCTATTTTCAACAAAACTAATTTTGATGTAATAATACTCGATTTGAAGTTACCTGATGGTAACGGGGTAGAGTTATTAAGAATGCTTCAGAAAGATAAAAAGGATACTAAAGTCTTTGTTTTTTCTATAAGTACAGAGCTAAGAAAAACGTGTTTTAAATACGGAGCGTTTGCCTTTTTTGATAAAGCTAAAGATTTTGATGAATTAATTGAGGCAATAAAGATAGCATAA
- a CDS encoding response regulator codes for MSYLKDIKIVLVDDHKLLRDGLRNIIEQRSNMHIIGEASDGREAIKICPKLLPNVVVMDVAMPGLNGVEATRQIHKNNPEIKIIGLSMHSSKQFIQSMFKAGAFAYLLKDGDSDELITAICTVMQNKKYLSNDINQEFLSVLKEPKGIEKTQLSSREKEVLQLIAEGRSSKEIGEILFLSPKTVDVHRNNIMKKLDLFTIPELTKYAIQEGLTSLGI; via the coding sequence ATGAGTTATTTAAAAGATATTAAAATTGTATTAGTAGATGATCATAAGCTATTAAGAGATGGTTTAAGAAACATTATAGAGCAGAGGTCTAATATGCACATAATTGGGGAAGCTTCCGATGGTAGAGAGGCTATAAAAATATGTCCAAAACTTTTGCCAAACGTTGTTGTTATGGATGTTGCTATGCCTGGTTTAAATGGTGTAGAAGCAACAAGGCAGATTCATAAAAATAATCCAGAAATAAAGATAATTGGTCTTTCTATGCATTCCAGTAAGCAGTTTATACAGAGTATGTTTAAAGCTGGTGCTTTTGCTTATTTGTTAAAAGATGGAGATTCAGATGAATTGATTACAGCAATATGTACTGTAATGCAAAATAAAAAATATCTTTCAAATGATATTAATCAAGAGTTTCTTTCGGTATTAAAAGAGCCTAAAGGAATAGAAAAAACACAATTAAGTTCTAGGGAGAAAGAGGTATTACAGTTAATTGCAGAAGGACGTTCTTCTAAAGAAATAGGAGAAATTTTATTTTTAAGCCCTAAAACGGTTGATGTACATCGAAATAATATTATGAAAAAATTAGACTTATTTACTATTCCCGAATTAACAAAATATGCCATTCAAGAGGGATTAACTTCATTAGGTATTTAA
- a CDS encoding PAS domain-containing protein, with amino-acid sequence MNYSQIALLFMQGTLVALVILFLFHLRKQLGIGVMFACLGLFQFVQLFLYSRVSVSITDSFFVSPGSVVYFTASLFVILMVYIKEDASETKKLIYALFIVNIVMTILVQALNLHFNNTSIQGTYNASVNLFDISLRELFIGTIVLFLDAFLIILLFEYISKRVECLFLRICITMLIVVSFDTLFFVTLNFWGVDNLKSIIVSGLISKGVFTVFYSALLYFYLRFFDLNKQLTGVFKIKDVFEPLTYKQKFESAEKVIEETTEMYRILTDHSNDLIFLQEPDGAFKYISPSIKNILGYEQQDLVGKKVFSIVHKEDLKFLNEVLSKKLISRGVISEAIPVRVHHKEGHFVWLEFLSSPVYEGDEISYFVISARDITQRVLSKKKLQDSLEELEKKEHSLEEASKVAKIGYWEYDIKTETFTWSDYMYTIYGMDPVNGVPSQKELISLYDKESQEKIVQAVKDVAIKGVSCDVELRFVNKQNEVVWERTVAQSIYNEQNEVVGRIGIMQDITAFKKAQFEEELSKEKIQSSLELLEKKDYALNEVSRMAKIGYWEYNNEQVNIIWSDYHYDIFGFDSKKGIPPREEIVALFDEESQRKIVQVNLKLNSNGTPYDIELKLTNKKKEEIWVRNIVQPVFDKQNKVIGRRGLLQNITTSKKAQLALELSNEKIQNSLEELEKKDYSLNESSKMAKIGYWDYITAKDTYTWSDYIYYIYGLNPNEGIPPHKEAVKVCDKESLDKLLAATVELNTHGTPYNIVLKLINRNNEEVWVRNVAKPIYNKQNEIIGRRGVLQNISEWKKAQSELELSKEKIQSSLHLLEKRDHSLTESSRVAKIGHWEYDIATDSFVWSDYVYEIYGLALNEDIPTRKEMVAFYDKYSQLKLAKSTVDLTLKGTLYDIELKLINKKNKELWVRQVVHLVYNDKNEIIGRRGVVHNITAAKNAQIELEISKDEIQRSLELLEISEFSKNEASKMARIGYLEYDIATETFTWSEYIYHILGIDIKQPVPSRREIADFFDEESKVKMGEATLKLDTEGVSFDIELKLTNLRKEEVWIRIAVEPVYDQQNKIIKRRGVLQDITASKNVQLELEVSKEKIQKSLKLLESSEFSKSEASKMAKMGYLEDDIATETYIWSEYIYHIFGFDIKQPVPSREKIAELFNEESQEKMRKATFRLDTEGVPFDIELKLTNLRNEEVWIRIAVEPVYDQQNRIIKRRGVLQNITASKKAQLELELSKEEIQTSLKLSRIRKNSMNEASKVAKIGYWEHDLLTDTVVWSEYVHRIFGSNSENGIPSELELLKKMNKESQEKFVEATAALTISGISYDLELKFINLKEEVVWVRNVAQPIYNEQNEIVGKRGILQNITESKQAQQELELSKEKIENALKLLEKKEYSLRKASEIAKIGYQEYDNATDTFIWSDYVYDILRFDIKKGIPSREDVIAIFDDESVERYTKATQELIKNGTPLDCELKLVTNDKEEVWVRNFGQPVYNKQNEVIGRRGVLQDITASKKAQFELEVSKKNIQTSLELLEKSEYSKNEASNLAKIGYLEYDNATDTFVWSEFLFHIFGLDSKDPVPPLKDIINFLDKESQKKMKQVTLDLEQHGIPYDIELRLINKKKEEVWGRMIVQPLFNEQKEVIGRRGVFQDITASKEAQFALELSRENIQRSLELLESSEYSKNEASKMAKIGYLEYDVSTNTVKWSEYLYYIFGLDPKRAVPSLKEIIAFFDKDSQEKIRQVTFDLEFNGSPYDIELKLINKRNEEIWARMIVQPLFNEQKEVIGRRGVFQNITERKQIENENLIITERYRNLFDNATISVWNVDLSAVTEQLEELKKLKISNFRVYLEQHPEVFFSILKKVVINKVNKATVKLFKANSEKEFLEENMENTFGTGAHKVFAEFIISIWKKEKTFTSEVNYKTFKGDEFSALISIPIPLNLEQQKTVPVSIQSIQNIKDAESEKRESLNRLKEAQELAQVGSWSFDFSTKKSEWSDETFRIWDFDLNKPTLEQIDILNRIHKDDLDYFENAASLVYIKGMPYDIEFRICLPNNVEKTIRSICKPIFGKNKEVVSLKGTNQDITAQKKARSEIEKAEEMYRILTDNSNDLICLHEVDSTFKYISPSIHNLLGYEQSELLGTKVFGIVHKEDIKPLLKVMSERTFSNMYTDAFSCRVLHKEGHYVWLEFLSSPVYKDNMINSYISSARDITQWVLAKQEIEEYQSSLQKLTTEMTLIEEKQKKEIATNIHDHLSQSLVISKMKINELKKRPQLKLIDEDLKFIETHISEALENSRKITYELSPPVLYQLGIIEALSWLFDNVETTHKIACVVNSNVDNINLDEVKSILLYRSIQEVLTNAIKYADASLITLDLDKNKFGLDIFITDNGVGFDTSILNSLHNHSGSGFGLFTVQERIKNIQGKFTIKSKINMGTTVKIFIPLSK; translated from the coding sequence ATGAATTATAGTCAAATAGCCCTTTTGTTTATGCAGGGCACTTTAGTTGCTTTGGTAATTCTTTTTTTATTTCACCTTAGAAAACAGTTGGGTATTGGAGTTATGTTTGCATGCCTGGGATTATTTCAATTTGTACAATTATTTTTATACAGTAGAGTTTCTGTTTCAATTACAGATAGTTTTTTTGTTTCACCGGGCTCTGTTGTTTATTTTACGGCATCTCTCTTTGTAATACTTATGGTATATATAAAAGAAGATGCCAGTGAAACAAAAAAACTAATTTATGCGCTGTTTATAGTAAATATAGTAATGACAATTCTTGTACAGGCATTAAACTTACATTTTAATAATACATCAATACAAGGAACTTATAATGCATCAGTAAACCTTTTCGATATAAGTTTAAGAGAATTATTTATTGGTACAATTGTGTTATTTTTAGATGCTTTTTTAATTATACTTTTATTCGAATATATATCTAAAAGAGTAGAATGTTTATTCTTACGCATTTGTATTACCATGTTAATTGTTGTAAGTTTTGATACATTATTCTTTGTAACCCTTAATTTTTGGGGAGTAGATAATTTAAAGTCAATTATCGTATCAGGACTTATATCTAAAGGGGTTTTTACAGTCTTTTATAGTGCGCTTCTTTATTTTTATTTAAGATTTTTTGATTTAAACAAGCAGCTAACAGGCGTGTTTAAAATAAAAGATGTTTTTGAGCCTCTAACTTACAAGCAGAAATTTGAATCTGCAGAAAAAGTAATTGAAGAAACTACAGAGATGTATCGTATACTAACTGATCACTCTAATGATTTAATTTTCTTACAAGAACCAGATGGTGCTTTTAAATATATTAGCCCCTCTATAAAGAATATATTAGGCTACGAACAACAAGATTTAGTAGGTAAAAAAGTTTTTAGTATTGTTCATAAAGAAGATCTTAAGTTTTTAAACGAAGTACTATCAAAAAAGTTGATTAGTAGAGGTGTTATTTCTGAAGCTATTCCTGTTAGAGTTCATCATAAAGAAGGTCATTTTGTTTGGTTAGAGTTTTTGTCATCTCCCGTTTATGAAGGAGATGAAATTAGTTACTTTGTTATCTCTGCTAGAGATATTACGCAGAGAGTTTTATCAAAGAAGAAACTTCAAGATTCTTTAGAAGAATTAGAAAAAAAGGAACACTCTTTAGAGGAAGCTAGTAAAGTTGCTAAAATAGGATATTGGGAATATGATATTAAAACAGAGACTTTTACTTGGTCTGATTATATGTATACTATTTATGGAATGGACCCCGTAAATGGAGTTCCTTCTCAAAAAGAACTGATCTCTCTATATGATAAAGAGTCACAAGAAAAAATAGTACAGGCTGTAAAGGATGTTGCTATAAAAGGAGTTTCTTGTGATGTAGAATTAAGGTTTGTCAACAAACAAAATGAAGTTGTTTGGGAGCGTACTGTAGCCCAATCTATTTACAACGAGCAAAATGAAGTTGTAGGTAGAATAGGTATTATGCAGGATATTACAGCCTTTAAAAAAGCACAATTTGAAGAAGAACTGTCAAAAGAAAAGATTCAATCTTCTCTAGAGCTTTTAGAGAAAAAGGATTATGCCTTGAATGAAGTGAGTAGAATGGCAAAAATTGGTTATTGGGAGTATAATAACGAACAGGTTAATATTATCTGGTCTGATTATCATTATGACATTTTTGGATTTGATTCTAAAAAAGGAATTCCTCCACGAGAAGAAATTGTAGCACTTTTTGATGAAGAATCTCAAAGAAAGATTGTGCAAGTAAATTTAAAGTTGAATTCAAATGGAACGCCTTATGATATTGAATTAAAGTTAACTAATAAAAAAAAGGAAGAAATTTGGGTGCGAAATATAGTGCAACCTGTATTCGATAAACAAAATAAAGTTATTGGAAGAAGAGGTCTTTTACAGAATATTACAACTTCTAAAAAAGCCCAATTAGCCTTAGAGCTTTCTAATGAAAAGATTCAAAATTCTTTAGAAGAATTAGAAAAAAAGGACTACTCTTTAAATGAGAGTAGTAAAATGGCCAAAATAGGGTATTGGGATTATATTACTGCAAAAGATACATATACATGGTCCGATTATATTTATTATATATACGGATTAAATCCAAATGAAGGAATTCCGCCACATAAAGAAGCAGTAAAGGTTTGTGATAAAGAGTCGCTAGATAAATTATTAGCAGCCACTGTAGAGTTGAATACACATGGCACACCTTATAATATTGTTTTAAAATTAATTAATAGAAATAACGAGGAGGTTTGGGTAAGAAATGTAGCTAAGCCTATATATAACAAACAAAATGAAATTATTGGAAGAAGAGGTGTGTTGCAAAATATCTCTGAATGGAAAAAGGCACAATCTGAATTAGAACTGTCTAAGGAAAAGATACAATCTTCGTTACATCTTTTAGAAAAGAGAGATCATTCTTTAACTGAGTCTAGTAGGGTGGCTAAAATTGGGCATTGGGAGTATGATATAGCAACTGATTCTTTTGTTTGGTCTGATTATGTGTATGAAATTTATGGTTTGGCTTTAAATGAGGATATTCCAACACGTAAGGAAATGGTAGCTTTTTACGATAAATATTCTCAGTTAAAGTTAGCAAAATCTACTGTAGACCTTACTTTAAAAGGCACTCTTTATGATATTGAATTGAAATTAATTAATAAAAAAAATAAAGAGTTATGGGTAAGACAAGTGGTTCATCTTGTTTACAACGATAAAAATGAAATTATTGGAAGAAGAGGTGTAGTGCATAATATTACAGCTGCTAAAAATGCTCAAATAGAGTTAGAAATTTCTAAAGATGAGATTCAGAGGTCTTTAGAGTTGTTGGAAATTAGTGAGTTCTCTAAAAATGAAGCTAGTAAAATGGCTAGAATAGGGTATCTAGAGTATGACATTGCAACTGAAACTTTTACTTGGTCGGAATATATATATCATATTTTGGGGATTGATATAAAACAACCAGTGCCTTCACGTAGAGAAATAGCAGATTTTTTTGACGAGGAATCTAAAGTAAAGATGGGGGAAGCTACCTTAAAACTCGATACTGAGGGTGTTTCTTTTGATATTGAGTTGAAATTGACAAACCTAAGAAAGGAAGAAGTTTGGATTAGAATTGCAGTTGAACCTGTTTATGATCAACAAAATAAAATTATTAAAAGAAGAGGTGTTTTGCAAGATATTACAGCTTCTAAAAATGTTCAACTAGAATTAGAGGTTTCTAAAGAAAAGATTCAGAAGTCTTTAAAATTGTTAGAAAGCAGTGAGTTTTCTAAGAGTGAGGCTAGTAAGATGGCTAAAATGGGATATTTAGAGGATGACATTGCAACTGAAACTTATATTTGGTCAGAATATATATATCATATTTTTGGGTTTGACATAAAACAACCCGTACCCTCACGAGAAAAAATTGCAGAACTTTTTAACGAAGAATCTCAAGAAAAGATGAGGAAAGCTACCTTTAGATTAGATACAGAGGGTGTTCCTTTTGATATTGAGTTGAAATTAACAAACCTAAGAAATGAGGAAGTTTGGATTAGAATTGCAGTTGAGCCTGTTTACGATCAACAAAATAGAATTATTAAAAGAAGAGGTGTCTTACAAAATATTACAGCTTCTAAAAAAGCTCAACTAGAATTAGAGCTTTCTAAAGAAGAGATTCAGACTTCCTTAAAACTGTCAAGAATAAGAAAGAATTCTATGAATGAGGCTAGTAAAGTAGCTAAAATAGGATATTGGGAACATGATTTGTTAACAGACACTGTTGTGTGGTCTGAATATGTGCATCGTATTTTTGGATCAAATTCTGAAAATGGAATTCCATCAGAGCTGGAGCTCTTGAAGAAAATGAATAAAGAATCACAAGAAAAATTTGTAGAAGCAACTGCAGCACTTACTATTAGTGGTATTTCTTATGATCTAGAATTGAAATTTATTAATCTAAAAGAGGAAGTTGTTTGGGTTAGAAATGTAGCGCAACCTATTTACAATGAACAGAATGAAATTGTTGGTAAAAGAGGTATTTTACAGAATATTACAGAATCTAAGCAAGCACAACAAGAATTAGAGCTATCTAAAGAAAAGATAGAAAATGCTTTAAAACTTTTAGAGAAAAAGGAATATTCCTTGAGAAAAGCAAGTGAAATAGCTAAAATAGGCTACCAAGAATATGATAATGCAACGGATACTTTTATATGGTCTGATTATGTTTATGATATTTTAAGGTTTGATATAAAAAAAGGGATTCCATCACGTGAAGATGTTATTGCAATTTTTGATGATGAATCTGTAGAGAGGTATACGAAAGCAACTCAAGAACTGATTAAAAATGGGACTCCTTTAGATTGTGAGTTGAAGCTTGTTACCAATGATAAAGAAGAAGTTTGGGTAAGAAATTTTGGTCAGCCTGTTTATAACAAACAAAATGAAGTTATAGGAAGAAGAGGAGTTTTACAAGACATTACTGCGTCTAAAAAAGCACAGTTTGAATTAGAGGTTTCTAAGAAAAATATTCAAACCTCTTTAGAATTGTTAGAAAAAAGTGAATATTCTAAGAACGAGGCTAGTAATTTAGCTAAAATAGGGTATTTGGAGTATGATAATGCTACAGATACTTTTGTTTGGTCTGAGTTTCTATTTCATATTTTTGGATTGGATTCAAAAGACCCAGTGCCTCCATTAAAAGATATTATTAATTTTTTAGATAAAGAGTCGCAAAAAAAGATGAAACAAGTGACTTTAGATCTTGAGCAACATGGTATTCCTTATGATATTGAACTTAGGTTAATTAATAAAAAGAAAGAAGAGGTTTGGGGTAGAATGATAGTTCAGCCTTTATTTAATGAGCAAAAAGAGGTTATTGGTAGAAGAGGAGTTTTTCAAGATATTACAGCTTCTAAAGAAGCGCAGTTTGCATTAGAACTTTCTAGAGAAAATATTCAGAGGTCTTTAGAGTTATTGGAAAGTAGTGAATATTCTAAGAATGAGGCTAGTAAAATGGCTAAAATAGGGTATTTGGAATATGATGTTTCTACAAATACTGTTAAATGGTCTGAGTATCTTTATTATATTTTTGGATTGGATCCTAAACGTGCAGTACCATCTTTAAAAGAAATTATTGCTTTTTTTGATAAAGATTCTCAAGAGAAGATAAGACAAGTGACTTTTGATCTTGAGTTTAATGGAAGCCCTTATGATATAGAGCTAAAATTAATTAATAAAAGAAATGAAGAGATTTGGGCAAGAATGATAGTTCAACCTTTATTTAATGAGCAAAAAGAGGTTATCGGTAGAAGAGGTGTTTTTCAAAATATTACCGAGAGAAAACAAATAGAAAACGAAAATTTAATAATAACAGAGAGGTATAGAAATCTTTTTGATAATGCAACGATTTCTGTTTGGAACGTAGATCTATCTGCAGTAACAGAACAATTAGAAGAACTTAAAAAGCTTAAAATATCTAATTTTAGAGTTTATTTAGAGCAGCATCCTGAGGTGTTCTTTTCGATACTTAAAAAGGTAGTCATAAACAAAGTGAACAAGGCTACTGTAAAACTTTTTAAAGCAAATAGTGAAAAAGAGTTTTTAGAAGAGAACATGGAAAACACATTTGGTACAGGTGCGCATAAAGTATTTGCCGAATTTATCATTTCAATTTGGAAAAAGGAGAAAACATTTACATCCGAAGTAAATTATAAAACTTTTAAAGGGGATGAATTTTCGGCTCTAATTTCAATTCCAATTCCTCTAAATTTAGAACAGCAAAAAACAGTTCCTGTTAGTATACAGAGTATACAAAATATAAAAGATGCTGAATCTGAAAAAAGAGAATCTTTAAATAGGTTAAAAGAAGCACAAGAGTTAGCCCAAGTTGGTAGTTGGTCGTTTGATTTTTCAACAAAAAAATCAGAATGGTCAGATGAAACGTTTCGTATTTGGGATTTTGATTTAAATAAACCAACACTAGAGCAAATAGATATTTTAAATAGAATTCATAAAGATGACCTTGATTATTTTGAAAATGCAGCATCTTTAGTTTACATTAAAGGAATGCCTTATGATATTGAGTTTAGAATTTGTTTGCCAAATAATGTAGAAAAAACCATAAGGTCTATATGTAAGCCCATATTTGGTAAAAATAAGGAAGTAGTCAGTTTAAAAGGTACCAATCAAGATATTACTGCTCAAAAAAAAGCAAGAAGTGAAATTGAGAAAGCAGAAGAGATGTACCGTATATTAACGGATAACTCTAATGATTTAATCTGTTTGCATGAAGTTGATAGTACCTTTAAATATATCAGTCCTTCTATACATAACTTATTAGGTTATGAGCAATCAGAGCTTTTAGGGACAAAAGTGTTTGGTATTGTTCATAAAGAAGATATTAAGCCTTTATTAAAAGTAATGTCTGAAAGAACATTTAGTAATATGTATACTGATGCATTTAGTTGTAGAGTGTTGCATAAAGAAGGTCATTACGTTTGGTTAGAGTTTTTATCTTCTCCAGTTTATAAAGATAATATGATTAATTCCTATATTTCATCAGCAAGAGATATAACACAATGGGTATTGGCGAAGCAAGAAATAGAAGAATACCAATCATCACTTCAGAAATTAACGACAGAAATGACGTTGATAGAAGAAAAACAGAAAAAAGAAATTGCAACAAACATACATGATCATTTAAGTCAGTCTTTAGTAATCTCAAAAATGAAAATTAATGAGTTGAAAAAAAGACCTCAATTAAAATTGATTGATGAGGATTTAAAATTTATTGAAACTCATATTTCTGAAGCTTTAGAAAATAGCCGTAAAATTACGTACGAACTTTCACCTCCCGTATTATATCAATTAGGTATTATTGAAGCGCTAAGTTGGTTGTTTGATAATGTAGAGACTACACATAAGATTGCTTGCGTAGTTAATAGTAATGTAGATAATATTAATCTTGATGAAGTAAAATCTATTTTACTGTATAGAAGTATACAAGAGGTGTTAACCAATGCTATAAAGTATGCAGATGCTTCTTTAATAACTTTAGATCTTGATAAGAATAAGTTTGGGTTAGATATTTTTATTACAGATAATGGAGTTGGTTTTGATACTTCTATATTAAATAGTCTTCATAATCATTCAGGTTCTGGTTTTGGTTTGTTTACGGTTCAGGAGCGAATTAAAAACATTCAAGGAAAATTTACAATAAAATCAAAAATAAATATGGGTACAACTGTTAAAATTTTTATACCTTTATCTAAATGA
- the glmS gene encoding glutamine--fructose-6-phosphate transaminase (isomerizing) — translation MCGITGYIGFRDAYPIVVNGLKRLEYRGYDSSGIMMYDGKEIHLSKTKGKVSDLEAITDNDEKRKKGNIGIGHTRWATHGVPNDVNSHPHVSQSGELVIVHNGIIENYDTLKKELISRGYVFKSDTDTEVLVNLIEEVKKNEGCKLGQAVQLALTSVVGAYAIAVFDKTKPNELVIARLGSPIAIGVGKDNSEFFVASDASPFIEYTKNAIYLEDEELAVVKIGKDIKVRKIKDDSMVDTNIQKLKLSLDQIEKGGYDHFMLKEIHEQPKAIIDTYRGRMLPNEGLIKMSGIDDNLNKFLNADRIIIIACGTSWHAGLVGEYLIEDMARIPVEVEYASEFRYRNPIITPNDVVIAISQSGETADTLAAIKLAKSKGAFVFGICNVVGSSIARETHAGAYTHAGPEIGVASTKAFTTQITVLTLISLKLAKAKGTMSDSAFRMYLQKMELIPAKIEALLKIDEKVKEIAAVYKDAKNCLYLGRGFNFPVALEGALKLKEISYIHAEGYPAAEMKHGPIALIDENMPIFVIATNKGHYEKVVSNIQEIKSRSGKIIAIVTEGDTQVRDIADHVIEIPETEEALTPLLTTIPFQLLSYHVAVMLGKNVDQPRNLAKSVTVE, via the coding sequence ATGTGTGGAATTACTGGCTATATTGGCTTTAGAGATGCTTACCCGATCGTTGTAAATGGACTTAAAAGACTAGAGTACAGAGGGTATGATAGTTCTGGGATAATGATGTATGATGGGAAAGAAATACATCTTTCTAAAACCAAGGGAAAAGTTTCAGATTTAGAAGCTATAACTGATAATGACGAAAAAAGAAAAAAAGGAAATATAGGAATTGGTCATACACGTTGGGCTACTCATGGGGTGCCAAATGATGTAAATTCTCATCCACATGTTTCTCAGTCTGGTGAATTAGTTATTGTACATAACGGTATTATTGAAAACTACGACACTTTAAAAAAAGAGTTAATATCTAGAGGTTATGTTTTTAAGAGTGATACAGATACTGAGGTTTTAGTTAATCTAATAGAAGAAGTAAAAAAGAACGAAGGTTGTAAGCTTGGGCAAGCAGTTCAACTAGCATTAACAAGTGTTGTAGGTGCTTATGCAATTGCTGTTTTTGATAAAACAAAACCAAATGAGTTAGTTATTGCTCGATTAGGAAGTCCTATTGCAATTGGAGTAGGAAAAGATAATAGTGAATTTTTTGTTGCTTCTGATGCATCGCCATTTATAGAGTATACAAAGAATGCTATTTATTTAGAGGATGAAGAATTGGCAGTTGTTAAAATTGGTAAAGACATAAAAGTTCGTAAGATTAAAGACGACTCTATGGTTGATACTAATATTCAGAAATTAAAACTGAGTTTAGATCAGATAGAAAAAGGTGGTTATGATCATTTCATGTTAAAAGAAATTCATGAGCAACCTAAGGCTATTATAGATACTTATAGAGGTAGAATGTTACCTAATGAAGGACTTATTAAAATGTCTGGAATAGATGACAATTTAAATAAGTTTTTAAATGCTGATAGAATTATAATTATTGCTTGTGGTACTTCTTGGCATGCTGGTTTAGTTGGTGAGTATTTAATAGAAGATATGGCGCGTATACCTGTTGAGGTTGAGTACGCATCTGAGTTTAGATACAGAAACCCTATAATTACACCAAATGATGTGGTTATTGCAATTTCTCAATCTGGAGAAACTGCAGATACTTTAGCTGCTATTAAATTAGCGAAATCTAAAGGAGCTTTTGTATTTGGTATTTGTAATGTAGTAGGTTCTTCTATCGCAAGAGAAACACACGCAGGAGCTTATACACATGCTGGTCCAGAAATTGGAGTAGCTTCAACAAAAGCATTTACAACTCAAATTACGGTACTTACATTAATTTCTTTAAAGTTAGCAAAGGCAAAAGGAACAATGTCGGACTCTGCTTTTAGAATGTATTTGCAAAAAATGGAATTAATTCCGGCTAAAATAGAGGCACTTTTAAAGATTGATGAAAAAGTAAAGGAAATTGCAGCTGTTTATAAAGATGCAAAAAACTGTTTGTATTTAGGTAGAGGTTTTAACTTTCCGGTAGCATTAGAAGGCGCTTTAAAATTAAAAGAAATTTCTTACATACATGCAGAAGGATATCCTGCAGCAGAAATGAAACATGGTCCAATTGCTTTAATTGATGAGAACATGCCAATTTTTGTTATTGCAACCAATAAAGGTCATTACGAAAAAGTAGTGAGTAATATTCAAGAAATTAAATCGAGGTCTGGTAAAATTATTGCAATTGTAACAGAAGGAGATACACAGGTTAGAGATATAGCAGATCATGTTATAGAAATTCCTGAAACAGAAGAAGCGTTAACACCGTTATTAACTACAATTCCTTTTCAATTATTATCCTATCACGTTGCAGTGATGTTAGGTAAGAATGTAGATCAACCAAGAAATTTAGCAAAATCGGTTACGGTAGAGTAA